The Setaria italica strain Yugu1 chromosome IX, Setaria_italica_v2.0, whole genome shotgun sequence genome has a window encoding:
- the LOC101768651 gene encoding sugar transport protein 7: MAGGGVAALGVNTERAAQYKGRMTLAVAMTCLVAAVGGAIFGYDIGISGGVTSMDPFLKKFFPAVYHRKNSGSQNNYCKYDNQGLAAFTSSLYLAGLVSSLAASPVTRNYGRKASIVCGGISFLVGATLNVAAVNLAMLILGRIMLGVGIGFGNQAVPLYLSEMAPAHLRGGLNMMFQLATTLGIFTANLINYGTQNIKPWGWRLSLGLAAAPAMLMTLGGLLLPETPNSLIERGRVEEGRRVLERIRGTADVDAEFTDMVEASELANTIEHPFRNILERRNRPQLVMAVCMPAFQILTGINSILFYAPVLFQSMGFGGNASLYSSVLTGAVLFSSTLISIGTVDRLGRRKLLISGGIQMIVCQVIVAVILGVKFGADKQLSRSYSIAVVVVICLFVLAFGWSWGPLGWTVPSEIFPLETRSAGQSITVAVNLLFTFAIAQAFLSLLCAFKFGIFLFFAGWITVMTVFVYVFLPETKGVPIEEMVLLWRKHWFWKKVMPDMPLEDGWGAAGGHAANNSHK, encoded by the exons GAGGAGTGACATCGATGGACCCATTTCTGAAGAAGTTCTTCCCGGCGGTGTACCATAGGAAGAACTCCGGCAGCCAGAACAACTACTGCAAGTACGACAACCAGGGCCTGGCGGCGTTCACCTCCTCACTGTACCTCGCCGGCCTCGTCTCCTCCCTCGCGGCGTCCCCCGTCACGAGGAACTACGGCCGCAAAGCCAGCATCGTCTGCGGCGGCATCAGCTTCCTCGTCGGCGCCACGCTCAACGTCGCCGCCGTGAACCTGGCCATGCTCATCCTCGGTCGCATCATGCTCGGCGTCGGAATCGGTTTCGGCAACCAG GCTGTGCCGCTGTACCTGTCGGAGATGGCGCCGGCGCACCTCCGCGGCGGGCTGAACATGATGTTCCAGCTCGCGACGACGCTGGGCATCTTCACGGCGAACCTGATCAACTACGGCACGCAGAACATCAAGCCGTGGGGTTGGCGGCTGTCGCTGggtctggcggcggcgccggcgatgctGATGACCCTGGGCGGGCTGCTCCTCCCGGAGACGCCCAACAGCCTCATCGAGCGCGGGCGcgtggaggaggggcggcgcgtgCTGGAGCGCATCCGCGGCACGGCCGACGTGGACGCCGAGTTCACGGACATGGTGGAGGCGAGCGAGCTGGCCAACACCATCGAGCACCCGTTCCGGAACATCCTGGAGCGGCGCAACCGGCCGCAGCTGGTGATGGCCGTGTGCATGCCGGCGTTCCAGATCCTGACGGGCATCAACTCCATCCTCTTCTACGCGCCCGTCCTGTTCCAGAGCATGGGCTTCGGCGGGAACGCGTCGCTCTACTCCTCCGTGCTCACCGGCGCCGTGCTCTTCTCCTCCACGCTCATCTCCATCGGCACCGTcgaccgcctcggccgccggaaGCTCCTCATCAGCGGCGGGATCCAGATGATCGTCTGCCAG GTGATCGTGGCGGTGATCCTGGGCGTGAAGTTCGGGGCGGACAAGCAGCTGTCCCGGAGCTACTCGatcgcggtggtggtggtgatctGCCTGTTCGTGCTGGCGTTCGGGTGGTCGTGGGGCCCGCTGGGGTGGACGGTGCCGAGCGAGATCTTCCCGCTGGAGACGCGGTCGGCGGGGCAGAGCATCACGGTGGCCGTGAACCTGCTCTTCACCTTCGCCATCGCGCAGGCGTTCCTGTCGCTGTTGTGCGCCTTCAAGTTCggcatcttcctcttcttcgcggGGTGGATCACCGTCATGACCGTCTTCGTATACGTCTTCCTCCCGGAGACCAAGGGCGTGCCCATCGAGGAGATGGTGCTGCTCTGGCGCAAGCACTGGTTCTGGAAGAAGGTCATGCCGGACATGCCGCTTGAGGACGGCTGGGGCGCGGCTGGGGGTCACGCTGCCAATAACAGCCACAAGTGA
- the LOC101769056 gene encoding ribonuclease 3-like protein 1 isoform X2: protein MSLPVPCWECRSIVRMSIGFFFCRTSPLSLLVMEPPMKHKPSAVPINTSVEELELEDKSAVLVKRRRIEFLGSIVQPQQGIEVDMEHKVADDLPVEISTGDDPMDVLIDCAMQSSGDANGCGNQPARLRLPKICAAIGWKEPSFDFEEQGPPHNKLFICKVTVHLEGLVNTVMECFGDPKPKKKAAQDHAAQAALWCLERFGHAK from the exons ATGTCCCTACCCGTACCTTGCTGGGAGTGCAGATCCATCGTTCGGATGTCGATCGGGTTCTTCTTTTGCCG GACCAGTCCTCTCAGTTTATTGGTGATGGAGCCTCCCATGAAGCATAAGCCCAGTGCTGTGCCAATCAACACTTCGGTGGAGGAACTGGAGTTAGAAGATAAAAGT GCTGTGTTAGTCAAGCGCAGGAGGATTGAATTTTTGGGATCAATTGTCCAACCACAACAGGGCATTGAAGTTGACATGGAGCACAAAGTTGCTGATGATCTTCCAGTTGAAATTTCTACTGGGGACGATCCCATGGATGTGCTCATTGATTGTGCGATGCAGAGCTCTGGTGACGCGAATGGTTGTG GTAATCAACCAGCAAGGTTGAGACTGCCAAAAATATGCGCTGCAATTGGCTGGAAAGAGCCATCATTTGACTTTGAAGAACAAGGACCTCCTCATAACAAATT ATTCATTTGCAAGGTGACTGTCCACCTAGAGGGACTCGTCAACACTGTTATGGAGTGCTTCGGTGACCCCAAGCCTAAGAAGAAAGCTGCACAAGATCATGCTGCTCAAGCGGCACTGTGGTGCCTCGAGCGCTTTGGGCATGCCAAGTGA
- the LOC101769056 gene encoding ribonuclease 3-like protein 1 isoform X1, with the protein MVLFLLFRASCVVMLSLLLLVVCSAIMTSPLSLLVMEPPMKHKPSAVPINTSVEELELEDKSAVLVKRRRIEFLGSIVQPQQGIEVDMEHKVADDLPVEISTGDDPMDVLIDCAMQSSGDANGCGNQPARLRLPKICAAIGWKEPSFDFEEQGPPHNKLFICKVTVHLEGLVNTVMECFGDPKPKKKAAQDHAAQAALWCLERFGHAK; encoded by the exons ATGGTTCTCTTTTTGTTATTTAGAGCAAGTTGTGTCGTCATGTTGTCACTACTGTTACTAGTAGTCTGCAGTGCAATAAT GACCAGTCCTCTCAGTTTATTGGTGATGGAGCCTCCCATGAAGCATAAGCCCAGTGCTGTGCCAATCAACACTTCGGTGGAGGAACTGGAGTTAGAAGATAAAAGT GCTGTGTTAGTCAAGCGCAGGAGGATTGAATTTTTGGGATCAATTGTCCAACCACAACAGGGCATTGAAGTTGACATGGAGCACAAAGTTGCTGATGATCTTCCAGTTGAAATTTCTACTGGGGACGATCCCATGGATGTGCTCATTGATTGTGCGATGCAGAGCTCTGGTGACGCGAATGGTTGTG GTAATCAACCAGCAAGGTTGAGACTGCCAAAAATATGCGCTGCAATTGGCTGGAAAGAGCCATCATTTGACTTTGAAGAACAAGGACCTCCTCATAACAAATT ATTCATTTGCAAGGTGACTGTCCACCTAGAGGGACTCGTCAACACTGTTATGGAGTGCTTCGGTGACCCCAAGCCTAAGAAGAAAGCTGCACAAGATCATGCTGCTCAAGCGGCACTGTGGTGCCTCGAGCGCTTTGGGCATGCCAAGTGA
- the LOC101769056 gene encoding ribonuclease 3-like protein 1 isoform X3, which translates to MEPPMKHKPSAVPINTSVEELELEDKSAVLVKRRRIEFLGSIVQPQQGIEVDMEHKVADDLPVEISTGDDPMDVLIDCAMQSSGDANGCGNQPARLRLPKICAAIGWKEPSFDFEEQGPPHNKLFICKVTVHLEGLVNTVMECFGDPKPKKKAAQDHAAQAALWCLERFGHAK; encoded by the exons ATGGAGCCTCCCATGAAGCATAAGCCCAGTGCTGTGCCAATCAACACTTCGGTGGAGGAACTGGAGTTAGAAGATAAAAGT GCTGTGTTAGTCAAGCGCAGGAGGATTGAATTTTTGGGATCAATTGTCCAACCACAACAGGGCATTGAAGTTGACATGGAGCACAAAGTTGCTGATGATCTTCCAGTTGAAATTTCTACTGGGGACGATCCCATGGATGTGCTCATTGATTGTGCGATGCAGAGCTCTGGTGACGCGAATGGTTGTG GTAATCAACCAGCAAGGTTGAGACTGCCAAAAATATGCGCTGCAATTGGCTGGAAAGAGCCATCATTTGACTTTGAAGAACAAGGACCTCCTCATAACAAATT ATTCATTTGCAAGGTGACTGTCCACCTAGAGGGACTCGTCAACACTGTTATGGAGTGCTTCGGTGACCCCAAGCCTAAGAAGAAAGCTGCACAAGATCATGCTGCTCAAGCGGCACTGTGGTGCCTCGAGCGCTTTGGGCATGCCAAGTGA